AACCACGCCCACGGGCCGCATCCCGGCCTCGAACGCCTCAGCGACCTCACCCACGCCCTCGAAGACGCCGTCATCACCGTCGCAGAGGACCGCCACGCCCACCGCTACATGGGGCAGCTCGCCCATATGCTCGGCCGCGTGCACGAACTCCAGGATGACTCCGTCGATGCCTCGGGCCGAAACAACAGAATCGATGAGACCCCTTCGCTACGCCTGGGCGTCGAAGAGCTCTCCAACCGCACCCTGTGGCTTCAGCACAACGCCACGGCCCACGAAGACGACGACCTGGCCCGAGCCTTTCAAGGCCTCCACCAGCGGCTCGCCTCTCTGAGCTGATCACAGCCCAAAGCGCTCGCCATGTTCCCCTGTTCACCCTACGATCAGGGCATGCAGTGCAACATCGACCGTCGCGGCAGCAGCATTCGGATCACCATAGGCATCATCCACCTCGTCGCCGCCGCCATCCTCGGCGTCCTCATGCTTCTCGCGATCCTCACCTCACCCTGGTGGTGGCTCGCCCTCGCAATCCTCCTCGCCGTCGGAGCCTTCACCCTCTTCGAAGGCGTCAATGGCTGGTGCGCCGTCCGAGCCATGGGATTCCACACACCCTTCTAAACCCACAAGCCTCGAACACCTACACCAACGCTCCTTGCTCCTCGGCGACCGCACCCTCCTCCTCGACATCCGGGATCTCGACCGGCCGGTGCACCACCCTCGGCCGCGGCTTCTCGTGCCACAACCAGTACGCCAGGTCACAGATGTCCTCAAAAATCAGCAACAGACTCGGCAGCAACAACAAAATCAAGAGCGTCGCCGAGATCAACCCCGCCGCAATCGAGATCGCCATCGGAATCAAAAACCTCGCCTGAAACGAGGTCTCCAACAACAGAGGCGTCAAACCCAGCACCGTGGTGATCGTCGTCAGCGCAATCGGCCTTAGCCTTGCCTTGCCCGCCTCCACCAGCGCCTCTCGCAATACAACCCCATGCTCGATCAACTGATTCACAAACTTCACATAGATCAGCGAATCGTTGACCACGATCCCCGACAGCGCAATAAACCCTATGAGACTCAAAAAAGTGATCTCGTAATCAAGCAGCCAGTGACCCCACACCACACCGATGATCGCAAATGGCACGCCCGTCAACACCAGCAACGGCTGCACATAACTCGAAAACAGCCAAGCCAGAATCACATAAATCATCACCATCGCCGCCATAAAACCATAGGGCAGCGACCGGAACGCATCCGCCTGCTGCTCCTGACGACCCGCAAACTCGATCGTCAATCCCGGATAGTGCGCCTGCAACTCACCCCACATCGAACGGCCCGTCTCCGGATCAATCTCAGCCAGCGCACCCGTAACCAACTCCGGCGACAAACCCGGGTCAGTCTCCGCCGTCACCGTCACGGCACGATTCCGATTCACCCGCGTGATCGCCGAGTACGTCAGCGTTTCCTCCACCGTCACGATCTCCGCCAATGGAACCGCCTCGCCCCACGGACTGATCACCCACAAACGCTCCATCGCCCCAAGGTCCCGCCGCGTCGCTTCATCCAGCCGAACCCGCACATCAATATCTTCCTGCCGCGCCGCAAACACGTGCGCATCAATCCCAAACAGCGCCCCACGCACCTGTTGTGCCACGTTCACCGCATCAAAACCCAACGCCGCGCCCGAAGGCGTCACCGAGAACTGAAGCTCAACTTGACCCAAGTCCTGGTCATCAAAAATATCATTGACCCCTCCAAACTCCGCCAGCATGCGCTTGACCTCAAGCACCGCCTGCTCAATACGCTCCTGATCCTTGCCGCTCACCCGAACCGTGATCGAAGGCCCACCAGGCCCGCCCGAAAGCTCCTCAAACACCAACCGCTCAGTACCCAGGTCCTTCCCGCTCAGCGCCGCACGGATGTTCGCAATCACCTCAGGCGACGGCAGATCACGCTCCTCGACAGCGACCAGCTCAACAAACATCTGCGCCGTGTGCGGAGCATTCGCCGTCTCATTTGTGTCGATGTTCGTCGACTCCCCCACCACCGACGTCACCGAACGAACCTCACGCTGCGCCCGAACCGCCTCCTCCACCTCCGCCACCACCGCCTCAGTCCCAGACAAAGACGTCCCGATCGGCATCCGCAGATTCACCAACACCGTCTCGGCGTCATTCTTCGGCAAAAAGACAAACGGCACATGCCCCCCCTGCACCATCCCCAACGACGCCAGCAACACCGCAACCCCGATCGAAAGCGTCAGATAACGCCGATGCAGCGCTCGCTCCAGAACCCGCGCATAGGCCGGGATCAACCGATTATGGATCTGACCATCTCGCCATCGCTCGAAACGCTGACTCCAGGTCGGCGCACGATCCTTGTTCTTCTCGGCACTCCGATCACGTGCCAACAGACTGTGCCCGAGGTGACTCGGCAGGATCAGCAACGACTCAATCAGACTCATGAACAACGCACAAGCCACCACCGCAGGCAACGCCCCCAGCAAATCCCCGATCTGACCCTCAATAAACGTCAGCGGCAAAAAAGCCACGATGCTCGTCATCACTGTCGCTACCACCGGCCACGTCACCTGCCGAGTTCCCCGCACCGCCGCCAGCAAGGCCGGCTCGCCCCGGTCATGCCGCGCCTGAATGTTCTCCGACACCACAATCGCATCATCCACCAACAACCCCAGCACCACAATCAGACCAAACATCGTCAAGAGATTCAGCGTGATATCAAACCACGCCATGATCACGATCGTCCCCGCCAACGCCGTCAGCAAACCCACCCCCACCCAGAACGCCACCCGCCAGTTCAGAAACGTCACCACCGTTGCGAAGACCAGAATCGCACCCCAAAAAGCATTCCGCGTCAACAGGTCCAGACGACCCTCAACAAACCGCGCCAGGTCCGAGTTGGTCTCGATCTGCGCCTCCGTCGGCAACGCCGTGGCTCGATCCATCCCCAACCGCCAGGCCCCGAGCCGATCCGTCTCCGACCAATACCCCGCCACCGCTAGTCGATCCAACAGACCCGTCGCCTCGAAGTCTCGCCCCTGCCGCGCCGCCACATACGCCCGCACCATCTCCGCCATCCGCACGATGTCCTGACGCCCGACCTTGTAAACCGTCAGGCTCGCCGAGGGCTGCCCATTAAAACGAATGCTGATCTGTGAATCGACAAACCCATCGCGCACCGCCGCGATCTCCCCCAGCCGGATCACCGTCCCATCCTCACCCGTCACAATCGGGATCTGCCGCATCTGCTCAGCCGTCTCGACCACACCCATCGTCCGCACCCGCACGTCCCCGCTTGCGCCGCGCAGTGTGCCCCCAGGCACTTCCAGCATCCACGCCCGAACCCGGTCCGCCACCGCAGGCAAACTGATCCCGTGCTCAATCAGCGACTCAACCTGAACATCAACCCCCATCTCGTAATCACGCACCCCTTCGATCCGCGCATCACCCATCCCATCCAGCAGACGCAGGTCATCCCGCACCCCACGGATCGCCTCCTTCAACACCGCCTCGTCATAGTCGCCAAACACCGTGACCCGGATCACCGGCAACTCGGGCTCGAAGAGCGTGACCCTAAGCTCCTCCGCCTCGTCCGGCAGGTCCTGCAGCGAATCAATCGTGCGCTCGACCTCATCGAACGCCTCATCAACATCCACCGCTTCCCGGAACGTCACCACGATCGACCCGCCACCCTCCAGCAGCGTCGTCCGCAGCTCATCCACCTCATCCAACTCGATCAGCGCATCCTCAACCTTGATCGCCAGCGCATCCTCAATCTCCTCCGGCGTCGCACCGGGATAAGGAAGCGACACTGACGCCCGCTCCGGGTCCGACTCCGGAAAAAACTCCTTGCGCAACGACAACCCGTAAAAAATCCCCGCCAGCAGAATCGCCCACATCAACAGGTTGATCGGAACCGGTCGCTCCACCCCAAAACGGATCAGGCTCATCGGATTCAAGGCTCTACCCCGGCCAGGGCTTCAACCGCCCGAGTCTCAACCCGGACACCATCACGCAGCAGCGCCGTCGACTCCGAAACCACCAACTCACCCTCGCTAAGACCCGATTCCTCCCCCAACACCACCCACTCCGCAAAAGGAAGCCCCGCCAACACTTCCTTCAGCGTGTACCGAACCGACACCGCACGACTCACCAAACCCCCATCCTCCACCACAAACACACGCCCCGCGCGCACCGCCCGACGCGGGATCACCAGGTCCCCCTCAGTCCGCAGGCCAGGGACCTCCACCGACACAAAGAGACCAGGCGTCAACGTCGTCGCCGCCGAAGCATCAGCGCCCTGCTGCTCGACCATCACGTAAGCCGTCAACGTCCGCGTCGCCCCATCATCCGTCGGGTTGATCCGCGCAATCCGACCGACCCATCGCCTTGATGCGTCCGATGCCGCCACCACCACCGCCTCGTCCCCCAACGAAAACGTCCCGCGCGAAGACGCCGGCAGCCGCACCGGGACCTCAATCCGCGAAACATCCACCACCTCTGCCATCACCTGCCCAGGCGTCACACTCTCCCCCACCTCCAGATCATGCATCGACACCACACCATCAATCGGACTCACCAGACGACTCCGCTCAACACTCAACTCAGCGAGCGCCAACCGAGCCCGAGCCGACTCACGCGCCGCCTCCAACCCCGCCCGTCGAGACGGCAGACCCTCCAAACCTTCCTGCGAAGCAAGACGCTCCCGGGCCACCATCAGCCGATCACGCTCAGCCCGCTCCACATCCGCCACGTTCGCCGCATTCCGTTCAGACAGGTCCCGCAGCCGATCCTCCTGCCGCTGCGCGATCGCCAAATCCTCATCCAACAACCGCAACCGGTCCGCCAGACGATCACCCTCGATCACCAAGCGATCCAACTCCGAGTCGAGTCGCGCTATCTCCTGACGTTCCGCATCGCCCTGCCGCTCAAAATCATCCGAGTCCAGCACCGCCAGCAGTTGCCCCGCCTTCACGGCGACACCCGCCTCGATCCCCTCCGGCACCGCCTCCACGACACTCGCGACCCGAGCCGGCACCCTCGCTTGCTGCAAAGCCTCCGCACGGCCGTAACCCTGCCACGGACGCTGAACCCCCATCCGTTCCACCTGATACACCGGCACCACCACCATCGAAGCACCATCCGGATCGACCCGCGCCGCCTCGGTCCGCGAGGCGATCAGCATCCACATCACCAACACCCCCGACAACACCACAGCCAACGCCACGACGCTTCGCGTCACAGCGGCCACGGGTCGTCGGAGCCGTTCCTTGCTCTGGGCCATAGCTTCGTCCTTGATCTAGATCGGAGTCTAGCCGCTCCGCCCTGTCTTGCCTTGGCCCCCTAGAGTTTCCGGGCGTTGTGCGACCGGTGAGAACGAGTCCGGAAAATCACATAAACGGACCCGGGCTACTTGTAATCTCTCCGCCATACGTTAGGCTTTATCTATCGAGGCGCAACGCATTATATAAACTATGTTTATCGCCATCAACGACGTAT
This Phycisphaeraceae bacterium DNA region includes the following protein-coding sequences:
- a CDS encoding efflux RND transporter periplasmic adaptor subunit — encoded protein: MAQSKERLRRPVAAVTRSVVALAVVLSGVLVMWMLIASRTEAARVDPDGASMVVVPVYQVERMGVQRPWQGYGRAEALQQARVPARVASVVEAVPEGIEAGVAVKAGQLLAVLDSDDFERQGDAERQEIARLDSELDRLVIEGDRLADRLRLLDEDLAIAQRQEDRLRDLSERNAANVADVERAERDRLMVARERLASQEGLEGLPSRRAGLEAARESARARLALAELSVERSRLVSPIDGVVSMHDLEVGESVTPGQVMAEVVDVSRIEVPVRLPASSRGTFSLGDEAVVVAASDASRRWVGRIARINPTDDGATRTLTAYVMVEQQGADASAATTLTPGLFVSVEVPGLRTEGDLVIPRRAVRAGRVFVVEDGGLVSRAVSVRYTLKEVLAGLPFAEWVVLGEESGLSEGELVVSESTALLRDGVRVETRAVEALAGVEP
- a CDS encoding efflux RND transporter permease subunit, which codes for MSLIRFGVERPVPINLLMWAILLAGIFYGLSLRKEFFPESDPERASVSLPYPGATPEEIEDALAIKVEDALIELDEVDELRTTLLEGGGSIVVTFREAVDVDEAFDEVERTIDSLQDLPDEAEELRVTLFEPELPVIRVTVFGDYDEAVLKEAIRGVRDDLRLLDGMGDARIEGVRDYEMGVDVQVESLIEHGISLPAVADRVRAWMLEVPGGTLRGASGDVRVRTMGVVETAEQMRQIPIVTGEDGTVIRLGEIAAVRDGFVDSQISIRFNGQPSASLTVYKVGRQDIVRMAEMVRAYVAARQGRDFEATGLLDRLAVAGYWSETDRLGAWRLGMDRATALPTEAQIETNSDLARFVEGRLDLLTRNAFWGAILVFATVVTFLNWRVAFWVGVGLLTALAGTIVIMAWFDITLNLLTMFGLIVVLGLLVDDAIVVSENIQARHDRGEPALLAAVRGTRQVTWPVVATVMTSIVAFLPLTFIEGQIGDLLGALPAVVACALFMSLIESLLILPSHLGHSLLARDRSAEKNKDRAPTWSQRFERWRDGQIHNRLIPAYARVLERALHRRYLTLSIGVAVLLASLGMVQGGHVPFVFLPKNDAETVLVNLRMPIGTSLSGTEAVVAEVEEAVRAQREVRSVTSVVGESTNIDTNETANAPHTAQMFVELVAVEERDLPSPEVIANIRAALSGKDLGTERLVFEELSGGPGGPSITVRVSGKDQERIEQAVLEVKRMLAEFGGVNDIFDDQDLGQVELQFSVTPSGAALGFDAVNVAQQVRGALFGIDAHVFAARQEDIDVRVRLDEATRRDLGAMERLWVISPWGEAVPLAEIVTVEETLTYSAITRVNRNRAVTVTAETDPGLSPELVTGALAEIDPETGRSMWGELQAHYPGLTIEFAGRQEQQADAFRSLPYGFMAAMVMIYVILAWLFSSYVQPLLVLTGVPFAIIGVVWGHWLLDYEITFLSLIGFIALSGIVVNDSLIYVKFVNQLIEHGVVLREALVEAGKARLRPIALTTITTVLGLTPLLLETSFQARFLIPMAISIAAGLISATLLILLLLPSLLLIFEDICDLAYWLWHEKPRPRVVHRPVEIPDVEEEGAVAEEQGALV